One Gordonia mangrovi genomic region harbors:
- the pflA gene encoding pyruvate formate-lyase-activating protein, which produces MQVADREVAASAQISDHQVGSIHSWDLSTAVDGPGTRMTLFMAGCGMRCQYCQNPDSWRMADGVRHTVDEVMERVLRYRTVMQVTGGGLTISGGEPLLQTRFVMNVIRRCHELDIHTALDTSGLFGARLHDVDLDLVDLVLLDIKSGLPETYRRVTGRQLQPTLDFARRLSDRGRPMWIRFVLVPGLTDDVDNVEAIADLVAGLDGVERLEVLPFHQLGREKWVATGEPYLLEDTRAPSVDLLARVHEQFAARGITVV; this is translated from the coding sequence ATGCAGGTCGCGGACCGGGAGGTCGCCGCGAGCGCACAGATCTCCGATCACCAGGTGGGATCGATTCATTCGTGGGATCTGTCCACCGCCGTCGACGGCCCCGGCACCAGGATGACGTTGTTCATGGCCGGCTGCGGAATGCGTTGCCAGTACTGTCAGAATCCCGACTCGTGGCGGATGGCCGACGGTGTCCGGCACACCGTGGACGAGGTGATGGAACGGGTGCTCCGCTATCGGACCGTCATGCAGGTCACCGGCGGCGGACTGACGATCTCCGGGGGAGAACCGCTCCTGCAGACGCGGTTCGTGATGAACGTCATCCGGCGCTGCCACGAGCTCGATATCCACACCGCACTGGACACCTCCGGTCTGTTCGGTGCCCGTCTGCACGACGTGGATCTCGACCTGGTGGATCTGGTTCTGCTCGACATCAAGTCGGGCCTGCCGGAGACGTATCGGCGGGTGACCGGCCGGCAGCTGCAGCCCACCCTCGACTTCGCGCGCCGGCTGTCCGACCGGGGGCGGCCGATGTGGATTCGCTTCGTGCTGGTCCCGGGGCTCACCGATGACGTGGACAACGTCGAGGCGATCGCAGATCTGGTGGCCGGTCTCGACGGTGTCGAACGTCTTGAGGTGCTGCCTTTTCATCAGCTGGGGCGCGAGAAGTGGGTTGCCACCGGTGAGCCCTACTTGTTGGAGGACACCCGGGCGCCGAGCGTGGACCTGCTCGCGCGTGTCCACGAGCAGTTCGCCGCTCGCGGCATCACCGTCGTCTGA